The bacterium genome includes the window TCAGCGCTATCCCACGCGGTTTTCCAGAGCTGGGTCAATAAGAGATTGGTGCGTTCGTTATCGGATGGGTCGGGATGGTAATGCCACACCGGTTCCGGCATCCGGTAGGCGGAACGATAACCAGCAGGATAAATATCCGCTTGTATCGATAGTTTTCCATCAGATACTTGGTGGAAATAGTTATGAACGAACGTCATCTGCTCTTGGAAATAGAGACTGTCGTGGGGCGGTGGATCGATTTTTCGGCCTTCCCGCGCACCGAAATCGAAACCACCGTCGCCGGTCGTCGTTGACAATGTGTCGCGCGGAAAATCCACCCGAATCGCCAGAATCCGCAGTGTATCAGGCAGCGCTTGCACCGACATCGGATCGCGACCGGTACCGGCAATCCCTTTGAAAACCGGGCGTGCAGCATACGCCATCAGAGTTGTAACTCCGATGAGAATAGCTGTAACCGCGATTCGCCAATCGTTACGCATTCAGTATCCTAACTTGCGTTTATAGTCCAATCGACAAGGAAAATCGCATCGTGTCAGTCAAGGGGTGTCCTTCACCGGCTGAGACATAACTGAAGTCAAACCGATACACCGAGTATTGTAGCGACGCGCCAAAGGTCAACGGCTTCACTTTTCCTTGTTGGTCATTCCAGTAACCCATCCGGAGACCGACCAAATTGGTATACCAATATTCCGTACCGACGTGATAAATCATTTCCTGTAACAACGGTTCGTCGAACCAACTGCTCACAAGCGCCACATAGAATGGATCGGATGTACCATCCGGCTTCTTGCGAACCAATTCCTTGTCAATGTCACCCAGCACCGTCAGTTTGTTGAATTCACTGTCGAGAACGTGATAGGCAAAACCCATTTTGAGGTTGGTGGGAATTGGATCAGCTTGGGCGGCATCGATATAGGAAATTTTCGGACCCAAATTCGAGATGTTTGCACCCAGTTGAAGACCTTTGATCATCGTCATCTTGTGCAAGACACCGATGTCGACACCAACGCCGGTAGCAACGCCCGAACCTTTTTCAGCGCCAGCTCCCCGATCGGATAAGTGCGAGTATATAAAACGGGCGCTGATACCCAATGCAGTATTTTTATTGATCTGGGTGCCATAAGAACCGGATAGAGCACCTTCATAGGTGGAGAAGGTACCCTGCTCATTGCCTTGTTCATCGGTACGGGTCGAGGTACCGAGATTCAAGAAAATGACGTTTGCACCAAATGTTCCCAACTCCGGTACCGTGTGGACATAGGAGATGAAATCATAGTACAAATCCGGCAAGTGGAATTGTGGCAGCCAGTTCGCATGCATCATGGTGATTTGACGTTGGTTCTGGAAACCGAGGCCTGCCGGATTCCACCATGTCGCCGAGGCGTCGTCGGTTAATGCGACCCCCGCTTCTCCCATACCGCCATAGCGACCGCCGGGCGATATTTTAAGGAAGAGTACGGCCGATTCCGATACGGCAGCCTCTGCAGGATGTGTGCTGGCAAGCAGCATGAGACATCCGGCTAAACCGAATATGATTATTTTCTTCATTGTATCCTCCCCGAAAAGGAAATCAGTTGTATTATTGCTAAGCCAATTGGCTCTGTTGTTAAAACTTAGTACGAGTACAACGAGATACTCTATAGCTATCTCGAAAAATGTCAACGCAAAACGGCTGCTCTTCCTATTACGTAAGCCGACCGACCATCGGTTGAAGTAATCTTCACTTTCCACAGATACGCCCCGTTGGCAACTTCAACACCGTCTCGGTCGCGGGCATCCCATTGCGCATCGGGTGGGGAATTGTAACCAACTGACACTGGAAACGGTCCAAAGGAACGAATCCTTGTTCCGTGTACAGAGTATATATCGATAGTTCCCGAACCGGATGCCGTACTCTCAAAAGTGAAGATTGAGTTCTTTTCGACTGGATTCGGATAATTCAAAGGATTCTTAAGTGCGACTCCCGACGAAGAATTAACAACTTCGAAATCGATCTCTGCGAAACTGGGATTATTTGCACCGTCGAACACCTGTAGGGAAATTGTGTGCTTTCCGGGAGCAAGCGGATTCAACGGAGTCTCCAATGTCCCCTTGGTTAAATCGTTGACAGCATATGCGAACTGCTCGGTATAATCCAATACTTTAGCATCGATGGTGGCTAAGATGCGGTGACCCAACTCACCGGTCAAGTTAACACCGCTGGAATCGGAGATGTCGGCAATTAAAACCGGAGTGTTGTCGACCACATCGCCGTTCTTATACTCCCGCGAATTCAAATACAATTTGATTACTGGCCCGATGGAATCGTTGACTGTCGCTGGTTCCAGCGCAGTCGACACCGCTGGTTTATAACCGGCAGCGCTTCCCCACTCCCCACTTGCATAGATTAATGCAGTCGCATTGGAATCGCCGTAGGTGGCATCGAGCGGTAACATCACAGGTGCATGAAACTCGCCGTTCGTAATGCTTGCCGACCCGCGGAATAACAAACGACCTGGCTTGTAGTACGTGTATGGCGAAGTTCGAGAATCGCTACCCCAAAGATGGGAACGGGCCACCCGCGCACCACGAATCGAGATATTCACAGTACCGTCAGCAGTCGGGTCAAGGGTGCCGGTTTGCGGACCTACTTTCCCGACTACGGAACCTGCTGCCATGGGAACTAATGGCGACGGTTGAATCGAATCGACCCACGCGGCACGATCTGCAATCGACAAACGGGTAAGCGGGTCGCACATTGAATGGTAGTAACTGGAATTTGTTAAATTTCCAGCTCGGGCTT containing:
- a CDS encoding PorV/PorQ family protein; this translates as MKKIIIFGLAGCLMLLASTHPAEAAVSESAVLFLKISPGGRYGGMGEAGVALTDDASATWWNPAGLGFQNQRQITMMHANWLPQFHLPDLYYDFISYVHTVPELGTFGANVIFLNLGTSTRTDEQGNEQGTFSTYEGALSGSYGTQINKNTALGISARFIYSHLSDRGAGAEKGSGVATGVGVDIGVLHKMTMIKGLQLGANISNLGPKISYIDAAQADPIPTNLKMGFAYHVLDSEFNKLTVLGDIDKELVRKKPDGTSDPFYVALVSSWFDEPLLQEMIYHVGTEYWYTNLVGLRMGYWNDQQGKVKPLTFGASLQYSVYRFDFSYVSAGEGHPLTDTMRFSLSIGL